The following proteins come from a genomic window of Macaca thibetana thibetana isolate TM-01 chromosome 15, ASM2454274v1, whole genome shotgun sequence:
- the LOC126937594 gene encoding heterogeneous nuclear ribonucleoprotein A1-like, with protein MSKSKSPKEPEQLRKLFIGGLSFETPDESLRSHFEQWRTLMDCVVMRDPNIKCCRGFGFVTYATVEEVDAAMNARPHKVDGRGVEPKRAVSREDSQRPGAHSTVKKVFVGGIKEDAEEHHLRDYFEQCGKIEVIEIMTDRGSGKKKGFAFVTFDDHDSVDKTIIQKYHTVNGHNCEVRKALSKQEMASASSSQRGRSGSGNFGGGRGGGFSGNDNFSREGNFSGCGGFGGSHGGGGYGGSGDGYNGFGNDGSNFGGGGSYNDFGNYNNQSSNFGPMKGGNFGGRISGPYGGGGQYFAKP; from the coding sequence ATGTCTAAGTCAAAGTCTCCTAAAGAGCCCGAACAGCTGAGAAAGCTCTTCATTGGAGGGTTGAGCTTTGAAACACCTGATGAGAGCCTGAGGAGCCATTTTGAGCAATGGAGAACACTCATGGACTGTGTGGTAATGAGAGATCCAAACATCAAGTGTTGCaggggctttgggtttgtcacatatgccACTGTGGAGGAGGTGGATGCAGCCATGAATGCAAGGCCACACAAGGTGGATGGAAGAGGTGTGGAACCAAAGAGAGCTGTCTCAAGAGAAGATTCTCAAAGACCAGGTGCCCACTCAACTGTGAAAAAGGTATTTGTTGGTGGCATTAAAGAAGACGCTGAAGAACATCACCTAAGAGATTATTTTGAACAGTGTGGAAAAATTGAAGTGATTGAAATCATGACTGACCGAGGCAGTGGCAAGAAAAAGGGCTTTGCCTTTGTCACCTTTGACGACCATGACTCCGTGGATAAGACTATCATTCAGAAATACCATACTGTGAATGGCCACAACTGTGAAGTTAGGAAAGCCCTGTCAAAGCAAGAGATGGCTAGTGCTTCATCCAGCCAAAGAGGTCGAAGTGGTTCTGGAAACTTTGGTGGTGGTCGTGGAGGTGGTTTCAGTGGGAATGACAACTTCAGTCGTGAAGGAAACTTCAGTGGTTGTGGTGGCTTTGGTGGCAGCCATGGTGGTGGTGGATatggtggcagtggggatggctaTAATGGATTTGGTAATGATGGAAGCAATTTTGGAGGTGGTGGAAGCTACAATGATTTTGGCAATTACAACAATCAGTCTTCAAATTTTGGACCCATGAAGGGAGGAAATTTTGGAGGCAGAATCTCTGGCCCCTATGGCGGTGGAGGCCAATACTTTGCAAAACCATGA